The segment GAGCCCAAAAAAATGAGGTCAAACCACCCCTTGCCAAAGCCATAAAACTTTGTCAGCCTTTCTGAAAAAAGCTCCAATAAAACCCACCAGAAGAGCGAAATAATGATGAAAACAGGTCAAGTCAGAGTTTTGCCTCCTGACTTATGTCAGTCATTGAGTGGATCAGGTTTGGTTGGGGGTATCAGTCTAAGTCAGGACAGGTTCGGgcccaaaatatttttatatctttaatattctCTGATGTATAACGAACTATGCTTCCTGGGAGGTGACTATAACATTGTCAAAATTATCATTTGATGTTTAAAACTCTTTTAAGTTGCTCCTCAAAGTAATAACTgatgaggaatgcaaaacaggcTCCCTCCCTCTCTTCCTCTCATGTGGGTAAAGCAACCAAACTCAACTTTTGTTCTACTACCACCAATTGCCATGATGATAAATCCTTAATGTTATCCTGCCTTAAGacgatgatggtggtggtgatcaTAAGATCATCATGCTCTGGCACttttcagtttgttttctaGACCAGGTAACCTATGAACATAACAAAAACATCTTAAACTATAAGCTATTCTAACAAAGGGAGAATGCACAACACGTGCACACGCAAAAGCAGAAACTATTAGAAAATCTTAAGAAGTTTGTTCTCTTCTTCTACAAAGATTTGGGGGATtccttcaaaaataattaagatattttgTTATCCCATGCAGctttagtttaaaaaaagaaaacttcaacATGCGAGGGAAAACAAAATGCTGAGCAAGAGACCATTTCATGCATTTTCATCAAAGAAGGCATTATAAATGCATTATAAACGTGAACCGTTGAGCTCATTTAGTAAAGAAAGATGATCCAAAATAACGAACTCAAACAACTAAAGTAGAAGAAGATACTCCAGAACTTTATGAAGGATCAAATAAAGGCTCCTTAAGAATCAATCTTCTTGATCCAGGTACGTAGTTCAGCATCCACGGTAGAAAGCAATTATCAGCTTCAATTATAGATGTAGAACTTAAAAGCAACTAAACTACACGGGGGATACTTAATGTGCACTGATCTCAGCAAACACTGAAGAGTAAAAGTGATCTCACATGTTAAATTATTCTCTATTAAGTCAGGTAAATCTTTAACTTCTTCCACATTTGTATCCACTTTCCGTTTGGGCATCTAAAGGGAGAATCGATATTTAAGAAGGCCTGATTCACATGTGCGCATCCTTCAAATACATTTGATTAATTTCCTGGCACTCAGAGAGCCAATTTGTGTAAATGGCAATGCAATCTATGCCTAACTGTCCCCTGATAATTCACATACATCTGGGCCATGTGAACACAACGCGAATTTGCATACATATAGCAGTTTGTATGATCATTGCCAAGATTTCGCATTTAAATACCCACTAGAAAAACTCACTTACGAGCGCATACACAGTCAAAACATTACCTCAACCATAAGAACACCAGGCATAATGGGCCTCTCTGGAAAATGACCAGGGAAGAAATTGTCATTTATCGTCACATTCTTGATGGCAACAGCTGAAACTCCAGGATTGTACTCAATTACTCTATCCACCAACAGAAATGGGAACCTAAAAAGCCATCCCATCCCATCCAACACAACACCTCAGTTAGGCAAAGAAACAAAGCCCAAAATTGGAAGcggcaaaacacaaaaaatcttGTTTAGTCCAGGTAAAAAAGACCAACCTGTGAGGTAGAATCTCACGAATCTGGTTGATGTCCATCACAGTGGGATACGCAGGATACTCtgcaaaattatatttcaaagatACAGCAATCAGTAGAGTCAGACATAGAGAGAGGGCGAGGGCGTGTAATTGAGAAGGGAAAATTGCATACTGAGTTCAATGGGAATCTGCTCTTCTTTCGGATcattagcagcagcagcaccaagAGAGCAAAAGGTAACGAGAGAGCTAGAATTGGCTTTGTCCTTCAGCTTGAAATGGGCTGAGAGCAGCGGATTCTGAGATCTGGGATTAGAGACTGAAACCCGAGATGGAAGCAAGAAATTGTTGTTAGTAGAGGGTAAAACTCCATGAGCGAGAGAtgttgaagaagaaagaagtgAGTTGGCGAACGCCGAGGTTGCCATGGTT is part of the Populus nigra chromosome 8, ddPopNigr1.1, whole genome shotgun sequence genome and harbors:
- the LOC133701066 gene encoding uncharacterized protein LOC133701066, which codes for MATSAFANSLLSSSTSLAHGVLPSTNNNFLLPSRVSVSNPRSQNPLLSAHFKLKDKANSSSLVTFCSLGAAAANDPKEEQIPIELKYPAYPTVMDINQIREILPHRFPFLLVDRVIEYNPGVSAVAIKNVTINDNFFPGHFPERPIMPGVLMVEALAQVGGLVMLQPEVGGSRENFFFAGIDKVRFRKPVIAGDTLVMRMTLIKLQKRFGIAKMEGKAYVGGEVVCEGEFLMATGGE